The Diaphorobacter ruginosibacter genome contains a region encoding:
- a CDS encoding IPTL-CTERM sorting domain-containing protein, producing MGLSKRAKAAALLYWGVAGHAMAADCVNGINAAGSCTVPTGVTSMTFEVWGGGGGGGSRDKGWDGLPGSGSGGGGGSYCKATLAVSPGSSLVVQVAAGGTAGIANTNPERWHLPGTSSTGGGLSSVTGPGVVGVTANGGGGGGGSSVNLVYFDTARGRSGGGATAGSGGLGGAGGDGVLGPSPGAPGGGGGAGAQGGTGGTGGQGGAGAQGSDGPPWDGVTPGDGANGSDGSDGGNGGQGGPGGDGTIAGAGGAGGEAGFGGQGGLGGGGGPRPDYFDGEPGRSGVNGTPGIPGENGQTLSGPLLVTACTGDALAGMDGSGPHGGLAGGPEVGAGGGGEAGTAGQPGLVRMSFTVDQVPPTMPAQPTPVPTLGQWALMLLTLALAGLAAIRSRRT from the coding sequence ATGGGACTTTCCAAGCGGGCCAAGGCGGCAGCGCTACTTTATTGGGGGGTAGCGGGTCACGCCATGGCGGCAGATTGCGTGAACGGTATCAACGCTGCGGGGAGCTGCACCGTGCCTACGGGAGTGACCAGCATGACCTTCGAAGTATGGGGTGGTGGTGGCGGTGGCGGATCCAGGGACAAAGGATGGGATGGGCTCCCGGGTAGCGGTAGCGGCGGCGGGGGTGGCTCCTATTGCAAGGCCACTCTGGCGGTATCTCCTGGCAGTTCCCTGGTGGTTCAGGTGGCAGCAGGCGGAACGGCAGGCATCGCCAACACCAATCCGGAGCGTTGGCATCTTCCAGGCACCTCCAGCACAGGCGGTGGCTTGTCTTCGGTCACAGGCCCTGGTGTGGTGGGCGTGACAGCCAACGGCGGCGGCGGCGGTGGCGGCAGTTCGGTCAACCTGGTGTATTTCGATACGGCTCGGGGCCGCTCCGGTGGTGGTGCAACAGCAGGGAGCGGAGGTCTTGGTGGGGCTGGCGGGGATGGCGTGCTGGGCCCATCTCCGGGCGCGCCGGGTGGCGGTGGCGGTGCGGGTGCCCAGGGAGGCACCGGCGGAACGGGTGGCCAGGGAGGTGCCGGTGCACAGGGGTCTGATGGCCCTCCGTGGGATGGTGTGACCCCGGGAGATGGTGCCAATGGCAGCGATGGCAGCGACGGCGGAAACGGTGGACAGGGCGGACCGGGAGGTGACGGCACCATCGCCGGTGCAGGGGGCGCTGGCGGAGAGGCCGGCTTTGGGGGACAAGGAGGATTGGGAGGCGGAGGCGGTCCTCGGCCCGACTATTTTGATGGCGAGCCAGGTAGGAGCGGAGTCAATGGCACTCCTGGCATTCCTGGCGAGAATGGCCAGACACTGAGTGGTCCCCTGCTTGTCACTGCGTGTACCGGCGATGCCCTGGCGGGCATGGATGGATCGGGTCCTCATGGCGGCCTTGCAGGCGGCCCTGAAGTCGGTGCGGGCGGAGGTGGGGAGGCTGGCACTGCCGGCCAACCCGGCTTGGTCCGCATGAGCTTCACCGTGGACCAGGTGCCCCCCACTATGCCTGCCCAGCCGACGCCCGTTCCCACATTGGGTCAGTGGGCCCTGATGTTGTTGACCTTGGCCTTGGCCGGCTTGGCCGCTATCAGATCGCGCCGCACGTGA